Within the Achromobacter spanius genome, the region AATGCCGCGGCGCAAGCGCGAACAGAGCGAGCACATCGTCTTGCCTTCTTCCAGCACGCGCGTGACGATGGAATACGTGTCCTGCGTCTCGATGTGGAAGGGCACGCCCAGGTCTTTCAGGTACTGGGGCAGGATGTGGTCGGGAAAGCCGGGCTGCTTCTGGTCCAGGTTGACGGCGATCAGTTCAAACTTGAACGGCGCGCGCTTTTGCAGTTGCAGCAGGATGTCCAGCATCGCATAGGAATCCTTGCCGCCCGACAGGCAGACCATCACGCGGTCGCCTTCTTCAATCATGTTGTAGTCGGACAGGGCGCGCGTGGTTTCGCGGGCCAGGCGCTTGGTCAGTTTGTTGCCTTCGTGGCGAGCCTTTTCTTCGGCCTCGGTGCGATAGCGGACCTCGGGGGAGCGGACGGCGGGGGGCGGAGCAATATCGTTCATGGTCAACGCGTGATCTGGATTTCCACGCCTACCGCCGCGCAGTCGGAAAAGGCCATGGGCTTGCTGATGCGCAAGCGCAACGAGCGGATTTCCTGGAAGTCGGCCAACAGGCGCGCGGCGACTTGTTCGGACAGGGTTTCGATCAGGTTCACATGCGCCTGCGTGCATTCCTCGACGATGGCCTCGCGCAGACGGCGGTAGTCCAGCACGCTGTGGATATCGTGGTCGTCCACCGAGCGATGGATGTCCACATCGAACTCGGCGTCGACATGCAGGGGCTGGGTGGCGCGGCGCTCGTGTTCGAGGATGCCGATGCGGGCGTCGAGCGCAAGCCCGGAAAGGATGATGCGACGTGTGGGCATGGTGAAAACCTGGGTGGGACAGCCGGAATTGTAAGGGGACGGCGGATTGGGGCCGGCGCGCTGGCTACAATTCAGCCACGTCCGTGCGCCCGTGAGGCGCCGGCGCGGTCAATAAGGGTTCAAATGCAACAAATGCACGATGCGGTCATTGTAGGCGGCGGCCCGGCCGGCGCGTCCTGCGCCCTGTGGCTGGCCAGGCTTGGTTTGTCCCCAATATTAATTGAGGCCAGCCCCCACCTGGGCGGCCTGGCCAAGGACAACCCCTTCGCCGACGACTGGATCGCGGTGCTGCCTGGCGTGACGGGGCAACAGGTGGCTGACAACATCGACGCCAGCGTGCGCGCGGCCCAGGTGCCGCTGCGCATGGAAACCCGCGTCGTCGGCGTGGTGCCGTGCAAGGGCGGCATTGAAGCCAGTTTGGCCGGGGCGGACGGCAACCAGACGCAGGTGCGCGGCCGCACGCTGGTGATTGCGTCCGGCGTGCGCGCCAAGGGCCTGCCGGACCATCCCCCGGGCGCCTCATGGCCCGGCGTGCTGATCGGGCCGGGTTCGCCCATCGTTGCGCAAGACTATTCCGGCTTGTCGGTGGCGGTGCTGGGCGGGGGCGACAACGCCTTCGAAAACTATGTCTATGTGCGCAACCGAGGCGCCCGCGCCGTGCATCTGTATGCCCGCAGCGTGCGCGCCCAGCAGCAATGGGTCACGCGAGCCGGTCGCGAAGGCGTGCGCATCGGCCCCTACACCGTGGACCCCGCCCGCCGCAGTGTCGATGGCCGGCAGTACGACTTGATCCTGGTGTTCTATGGCTGGGAACCGCAGGCCGCTTTTGCCGACAGCCTGCAACTGGCCCGCGACGAGCGCGGCTATATCCGTACCGACTTCGCCACCGCCGAAACCAGCGTGCCGGACATCTATGCCGTGGGCGAAGTGGCCCACCGCATGCACCCTTGCGTGGTGACGTCGATGGCGGACGGCGTGGTGGCGGCCAAGGCCATCCAGCGCCGCTGGGAACGCGCGGGCGACTAAGTCCCCGCGCGGCTGCGTTGCAGCCCAAGCCCATGGGTTCGCCTAGCCCAGCGTTCAGCCCAGGCGAAGCCCGTCCTCCAGATTGCAGAATTGGCATTTGCCCGCGCGGCACACACACTTGCCCCACAAGTTGGTCATCCATGACCGCGTTCGGAGACAAGCATGTTGCAAGCGCATCGCTGGCTGGCCGCGGGCGTGATGGCGGCCGCCATTGCCAGCCCCGTCCACGCCGCCTGGCCGGAACGGCCGATCACCCTGATCATCCCGGCTGCCCCTGGCGGCACCACCGACATTTCCGCGCGGCTGATCGCCGACAAGATGGCCGCCAAGCTGGGCCAGCAGGTCATCGTGGAAAACCGCGCCGGCGCCGCTGGCATCATCGGCGCGCAGGCCTTGGCGCGGGCCAAGCCCGACGGCTACACCCTGCTGATGGGCAACATTGGCCCCAACGCCATCAACTACGCGCTTTACAAGACACTGCCCTACAAGCCGGCCGATTTTGCGCCCGTGACGCTGGTGATCTCGGTGCCCAACGTGCTGGTCGTCAACGAAGCGTCGCCTGCCCGCAGCGTGAAGGACTTGCTGGCCGAGGCCAGGCGCGACCCGTCGCAGGTGTCGTTCGGCAGTTCCGGCGCGGGCCAATCGCCGCACCTGTCCGCCGAACTCTTCAAGCAGCGCGCGGGCATCGCGGGCACGCATGTTCCCTACAAAGGGGCCGGCCCTGCCGTGGCCGCGCTACTGGGGCAGCAGTTCACCTTCATGATCGACAACCTGCCCAGCTCGATGCCATTCATCCAGTCCGGCAAGCTGCGCGCGCTGGCCGTCACCAGCGACAAACGGCTGGCCGAACTGCCGGACGTACCCACCATGGCCGAGGCGGGCGTCAAGGACATGGTGGTCACGGCGTGGTTCGGCTTGATTGCGCCAGCCGGCACGCCGAAGGACGTGGTCGACAAGCTCTACGCTGCCGCGCGCGACGTGGTGCGCAGCCCCGACATCAGCGGCCGCTTCAAGGCCATGGGCGGGCAGGCAGGCGGCAATACGCCCGCCGAGTTCACGGCCTTCATCGTCCAGGAACGTGCCCGCTGGAAACAGATCGTGGATACGGCCGGCCTGGCCCGGGAGCAATAGATGATCGACAAGATTCAAGCCTCCATGGCCGAAGCCGTGGCCGTGATTCCCGACGGCGCCTCGGTGCTGGTCGGCGGCTTTGGCGAAGCGGGCGTGCCTTACGAGCTGCTGCAATGCCTGGCGGATGCCGGGCGGCGCGACCTGACCATCATTTCCAACAACGCCGGCACGTTCGAACGCGGCATCGCCGCATTGCTGATCCGCAAGCAGGTCAGGAAGATCATCTGCTCGCATCCACGCCCGCCCAATTCCGATGCCTTCGCCCGCGCCTACCGGGCCGGCGAGGTCGAACTGGAATGCGTGCCCCAAGGCACGCTGGCCGAGCGCCTGCGTGCCGCCGGCGCGGGGCTGGGGCCGTTCTACACCCCCACCGGCTACGGCACGGAACTGGCCGAGGGCCGCCGCCAGGAAGTGATCGACGGCGTGGGCTACGTGCTGGAGCATCCGCTGCGCGCCGACTTCGCGCTGATCCGCGCGCATCTGGGCGACCGCTGGGGCAACCTGATGTACCGGCACGCGGCGCGCAACTTCAACCCGGTCATGTGCATGGCCGCGGGCCACGCCATTGCGCAGGTGGACGAGGTGGTGCCGCTGGGCACCTTCGTGCCGGAGCAGGTGATGACGCAGGGCATCTTCGTGAAAGCCGTGGTGCGGGTGGAGGCCTGACATGCAAGACGCGAACAGCACGAACAGCGTGAGCAACTCGAACAACACGAACAACGCGCAAGACATCAAGGGCTTGACCCGGCAACAGATCGCGCAATTGCTGGCCAGTGATATCCCGGACGGCTCCATCGTCAACCTGGGCATCGGCATGCCAACGCTGGTGGGCGACTATCTGCCGCCCGACAAAGACATTCTGCTGCACAGCGAAAACGGCATCCTGGGCATGGGTCCCGCCGCCAGCGGCAAGGACGTGGACCCGGACCTGATCAACGCCAGCCGCCAGCCCATCACCTTGTTGGGCGGCGCATCCATTACGGAGCACACGGTGTCGTTCGCCATGATGCGCGGCGGCCACCTGGACTACGCCGTGCTGGGCGCGTTCCAGGTGTCGGAAGAGGGTGACCTGGCCAACTGGAAAACCGACGCGGCCGACGCCATCCCCGCCGTGGGCGGCGCCATGGACCTGGCCGTGGGCGCCAAGCAGGTGCTGGTCACCATGGAGCACCGCGGCCGCGACGGCACGCCGAAGGTGCTGCGCCAATGCACCTATCCGCTGACGGGCAAGGGCGTGGTGACGCGCATCTACACCGACCTGGCGGTGATCGACGTAAGGCCTGATGGGCTGAGCGTCTACGCCATGCTCGCCGGCGTCGATGCCGCCTTCCTGCGTTCCGTTACCGGCGCACCGCTTAACTTCCCGGCGACGCCACGCGTGATCGTCCTGGACCCGGCCGGCGCGCCGCGCTACGCCTGATTGTTAGCGCCCTGCCCGGGCCAAGGAGACCGTTGATGATCCGTTCCCTGTTCACCGCAGCCTCGCTCTGCCTTGCATCTTTGGGCGCCGCGCAAGCCGCGCCCACGTATCCCGACAAACCCGTCACCTTGCTGATTCCGTACCCGCCCGGCGGCAGCGCCGACATGCTGGCGCGCCCCTTGGGGGCGGAACTGCAAAAGAAATGGGGCCAACCCGTGGTGCTGGAATACAAGCCCGGCGCGGGCGGGGCGATCGCCTCGGCGCAACTGGCCCGCGCCAAGCCTGATGGCTACACGCTGCTGATGGTGCTGGCCGCGCACGCCATCAACCCCAGCCTGTACCCGTCTCTGCCTTACGACACACGGAAGGACTTCGCGCCGGTCTCGCTGGTGGCGACCTTGCCGATGCTGGTGGCCGCGCCCCTGAGCACGCCGGCCAACAACATTGCCGAGCTGATCGCCTACGGCAAGAGCCATCCCGGCAAGCTCAGCTTTGCGTCGGCCGGCAACGGCAATACCAGCCATCTGGCTGCCGAGATGTTCAAGAGCCAGACGGGCGCCGACATGATGCACGTGCCCTACAAAGGCAGCGGCCCGGCCGTGGTGGCGCTGTTGGGCGGCGAGGTCTCGTTGATGTTCGACAGCATTTCCACGTCGCTGCCGCAGGTGCAGGCTGGCAAGTTGAAGGCGCTTGCGGTGACGGGCGAGCGTCGCTCGCCCCTGCTGCCCGATGTGCCTACCGTGGCCGAGACCGTGCCCGGCTTCGTGGTGAACGGCTGGTACGGCGTGTTGGCGCCCGCGGGCACCCCGCCCGCCGTGGTCAATACCCTAAGCCGCGCCATCGCCGACGCGGTGGCGGTGCCCGCCTTGAAGCAGCAACTGATGGGCTATGGCTACGAAACGGTCGGGTCCACGCCGGAAGCCTTTGCCAGCCATATCGATCGCGAACTGGATACGTGGAAGCAGGCGGTTCAGCAGTCGGGCGCCAAAGTGAATTGACGTCTGTCTTTCACCAGCAGGATATGTGGCGCGGCAGTGCCAGTATGTTCCCCGCGCGTTTCCTTTGAGAACTTTCTCATATTGCTTGCCGAGTGAAATCGAAACAATGACCGCCATCCCCCTCTTGGGGAAACAGGCATTCGGAGATTTCGGTGAACAAGAAGATTGTTGCAGCACGTTTGGCCTTCTCGTCCCTGCTGTTGTGCGGCAGCGCGATGGCAGCGGATGTGAAGTTGGTATTCACGGGCGATGTGTCTTCGTCTACCTGCTCAATAGACAGCGGAAATGGTGACGGCCAATACTTGAAGGCTGTGCCGCTGCCCACTGTCAGCGCCCGAGCACTGGCCAAGCAGAACGATGTGGCTGGCCGCGAACTCGTCACGCTGGAGCTGTCCGGTTGCACCGGCACCAAGGTTCGCACTCGCTTCAACCGCGGTGCCAACGTGGATGCCGTCACCGGCGCCCTGATCAACCAGGCACTGGTAGGTAATGGCCCGGTTTCGTCCGCCCAGGTGCAGTTGCTGAACAGCAAGTACCAACCGATCAATCTGTCTACCGACGCAGGCGCTGAAACCGTCAATATTGAATCGGGTACCGCCAAGCTGGAGTTCTACGCCCAGTACCTCGCCGCCACACCCGGCACCACGCCCGGCAAGGTGGAAACCGAAGTGCTGCTTGACCTGATCTACGAATGACGCCGAACCCCCTTGAGCGTACGCTCGGGGGGCTTTTGGACCGTGCAAGTCAGGTGAGACGACGCCATTTAGGCGCGTTGCTGCTCCTGGCTTGCGCTTTCCTGCTGCCCCCGGAAGCCCGATCCAACGTGGTGATCGGCGGCACGCGAATCATCTATCCCGCTGCCGAGCGCGAAGTCACATTGCGCCTGACCAATGAAGGCGGCAAGCCGGCGTTGGTGCAGGCCTGGATAGACGACGGCGACCTGGATTCAAACCCCGACGAAACCGACGTGCCCTTCGTGATCATGCCGCCGCTGGCGCGTGTCAATCCGCGCATGGGCCAGACGCTGCGCATTGCCTACATTCCTCAACCTGGCGTTGCGACGGATCGCGAATCCGTGTTCTGGATGAACGCGCTTGACGTTCCACCCCTGCCATCCGCCCAGGTTGCAAACCACATGCAATTGGCTTTCCGCAGCCGTATCAAACTGTTCTTCCGCCCCGCCGGCCTGTCCGGCACGCCTCGCGAAGCCGCCGAGCGCCTCAATTGGCGCGTGGTGGTCACCAGCAAGGGCGCGGCGCTGAAAGTGCGCAATGACAGCGCATTCCATGTGTCGCTGACCGCTGTGACCGTGCGGCTTGGTAATGGACGTGACGTTACCGTGCCTGCCCAAATGTTGTCGCCCCGCTCCGTGACGGATCTGGGCCTTGGAAAACTGTCGAATGCGGCGGGCGCCAAGGGCGCGGTGGCGTTTGAATGGATCAACGACTATGGCGCCGCCGAGCGGCGCGAAAGTCCGCTTGAGCCGTAGGCCGCGCCGTGCATCGTCACGTACGGTTGAGCAGCGCATTCCTGCTTTTTACCGGTTTGCTCAGCACCACGCTCCAAGCCCAGGAACCGGTTGAGTTCAATCCTGCGTTCTTTGGTGGACGCAACGGGAAAGCGGTCGATTTGTCGCGCTTTCAGGGCGGCAATGCGCTGACTCCCGGGGTCCATCAACTGGACCTCTATCTGAACGGCAACCACGTCGGGCGGCAGCAGGTCCGGGTGCGCGTGGGTGATACCGCCTCCCCGACGACCGCCACGCCGGCCACCACCGCAGCGCGTGCCGACGCCCAACCCTGCCTGCCCATGAAGGTGTATGAGCGGATCGGCGTCAACACCCCCCTGCTGAACGCGGAGCAGGCCGTGCCGGTGTCCGACGATCAATGCGTGGGGCTGGACGGCCTGCCGCCTTCCAGCCGCTTTGATGTGGATATGTCAGAGCTGCGCGCCAACCTTTCCATTCCGCAGATTTATATCAAGTCCACGGCGCGCGGCTACGTGCCGCCCGACGAGTGGGACGCCGGCATCAATGCGGGCTTTCTTGGCTATGCCATCAATCTGTCGTCCAATCGCTATGCCAAGCAAGACAATCGACAGTTCTACAGCAGCGTGAATACGGGCGTGAATCTGGGGGCATGGCGCTTGCGGCACAGCGGGTCTTTCAGCCATACAAGCAAAGCCGGCGCTTCCGGGGGCAGCCACTATCAGGCGCTAAGCAGCTATGTGCAGCGCGACGCCACGCCATTCAGCGCGCAGTTGACCCTGGGGCAGTTCTACACGCCTGGCAATATCTTTGACAGCATTCCCTACACCGGCATCCAACTCAGCAGCGACGAACGAATGCTGCCCGATTCCATGCGCGGTTTTGCGCCCGTGGTGCGTGGCGTGGCCGACACCACGGCCAAGGTCAGCGTGCGCCAGGGCAACAACCTGCTGTATGAAACCACCGTGTCGCCCGGGCCGTTCGCCATCGATGACCTGTACAACACCGGCTATGCCGGTGACCTGGACGTCACGATCACCGAGGCCGATGGGCGCACCAAGCGCTTCGTGGTGCCCTATGCGTCGGTGGCGCAGTTGCTGCGGCCGGGTAGCTCGCGGTTCAGCCTGACGGGCGGTCGCTATCGCGACGACACCCTGAATGCGCCGCCCGCGTTCTTGCAAGGCACCTACCAACGGGGGCTGTCCGACACGGTGACCGGCTACGGCGGCATCATTGCCGCGCAACAGTACCGCGCGCTGCAAGGTGGGCTGGCGCTAAGCACGCCGCTGGGCGCGCTGGCGGCGGATCTGACGCAATCGCGCGCCACCCACGTTCGCGATGCCGGCCAACAGGAAGGCGGCGCCGCAAGTGGCCGCAGCCTGCGCTTGAGCTACAGCAAGCTGCTGGAACCCACGTCAACGAACTTCAGCGTGGTGGGGTATCGGTTCTCAAGCGAGGGTTATCTGAGCCTGGGCGAGTTTGCGCGCCGTAGCGGCAGGACGTCGGCGGGCGGGCCTGGCAGCGAGTCATATAGAAGCTGGGCCTACGGCGACAAAGAGCGCAGCCGCTTGCAATTCAACATCAGCCAACCCTTGGGCGAGGCTTGGGGCCAGGTGGCCCTGTCCGGCGTGGCGCAGAACTATTGGGGCCGCGATCGGCGCCGTGACACCAGCTTTTACGCAGGCTATTCCAATGGCTTTCGTTGGGGCAGCCTGAGCATCAGCGTGACGCGCACGCGCGACGACATCGGGCGCTTCGGCAATCAGTACCTGTTGAGCTTGAGCGTGCCGCTGGGACGCGGTTCGAACTCACCGACACTGAGAACATCGCTGAGCGCGCAAGGCAAGGACGAGCGCAGCGTCAATGCGTCGTTGAGCGGATCCGCCGGCGATTCCGGGCAGTTTGGCTATTCGCTCTACGGGTCGCAAGATCGCAACGACGGACAAGGCAGCGCCAACCAGGGCGGCAGCCTGCGCTACGACACCGGCCACGCCAGCTACAACCTGTCGGGCAGTCGCGGCAACAACTATCGCCAAATGGGCGCCGGCATGCGCGGCATGCTGGTGGCGCATGCCGGCGGCATCAACGCCACGCAAAGCCAGGGCGAAACCATGGCCGTGCTTGAGGCGCCCAGTGCCGAAGGCGCGGCGATCGTCTCGGGATCGCGCGGACGCATCGCCGGCAATGGCTACGGGGTCGTGGCCGGCCTGATGCCCTATCGCCGTAACGACGTGGCGCTGGATCCCAAGGGCACGTCGCAAGATGTCGAATTGGAAATGACGTCGCAACAGGTCGCGCCACGCGCCGGGGCCGTCGTGTTGTTGCGCTATCCCACCGTGGTGGGGCGTCCGATGCTGCTGAAGCTTGTACGCGAACGCGGGGCAAGCATCCCGATGGGGGCCGAACTCTGCATCGTGGGCAGCGATACGGTCACGCTGGTCGGTCAAGGCGGGCGGGCATTCGTGCGTGGCTTGCAGGGCGGCGAGCAACTGATCGCCAAATGGGGCGAGGGCAGTGACCAGCAATGCTGGGCAAGTTATCAGGTCAACGAACAAGCGGGCGTGGGCGACACGCACTACCCGCAATTGGAATTACCTTGCGTAGCGCCGTCGCCTAGGCAGTGGGAAGTGAAGCATCCATGAAAGCAGTCATCCGCCAGGCCAGCCTTGCGCTGTTGTTGACGTCGTTGGGCGGTTCGGCCTGGGCGGCGTGCACGGGCGATCGGCTCGTCACCACGATCACCGAGCAACAGCTTGACGCGGTCAGGCCGGCGCGTGATGCGCCCGTGGGCAGCACGATCCACACTCTCTCAATTGACGGTGGGGTGGCCAAGGTTCAGTGCACCTCCATCCGAGACTTGTTCACCTATGGCTTCGTGACGAACCTGGGCGCGGTTCCGGGTCAAGACAAGGTCTACGCGTCCGGCATTCCCGGCATCGGCGTGCGCATCTTCTGGCCACATGAGGGCGGGGTGTACCTGCCGTCGCCGATGACCCCCAAAAAGGCGCTTGGCCCTTGGGAATACCACCCACCGCAGATCTTCACGATCGAGTTCATCAAAACCGGGCCCATCCAGTCCGGTGTCTCGGGAGACCTGCGTGTCGAAGTCAGATACGGCAGCCTGCTCAGCAATCTGATCGTCTTCAACAACCTGCGCTACGACGCAAAAATCAGAAGCTGCCTGCCGACGAAAAGTGAACAACAGGTTGATCTATTGCCGATTCGTGCCCGCGATCTGGGTCATGTGGGCGCGACGGCGGCGCCCAAGGCATTCGTTATTGATCTGGCGTGCGACCCGGGTGTGAAGGTGGCGTATCGGATCGACGCACCGGACCAGGAAAACAACGTGATCAAGAACTCCACCCTAGATGGAATGGCAAAGGGGGTGGGGCTGCAACTGCTGATGGGCGACGTCGGCAGCAATGTCGTCCAGCCGCTGGAGACGCGCACCGAGATCCCGTCCACGCCCCACGCAGGCCCGGTCATCGTGTCGATTCCCTTGGGCGCGCGCTACTACCAGACCGAACCCAAGATCACGGGCGGTCCGGTCAGCGCGACCGCCACGGTCACGCTGTTCTACGAGTAGCGCACGCTGTGGCGCGCCTGCGCGCTACACCGTCAACACGCAATCCAAGGCTTCGGGCGCATTCAGCTTGACGCGGAACGCGCGCAGCTCGTCGCGCCGGAATACATGCACCGTCACGCGGTCGCCGGGCAGATACTGCGACAGCAGCATGTCCAGGCCCGCCGGCGATTCCACCCGCAACCCGTCCAACGCCACCAGCACGTCGCCCGCCGACAACCCACCCTTGTGGCCCGCGCCGCCTTCCAGCACCGTGGCGAGCGTCACCGCGTCCCCCTGCTTGCGGGGGCGAACATCCAGAGTCGGAATATTCATGGCCGTCTTCCATTGCAGCGTGATGCCTTGATCGGCCAGCAGGTCAGCCAAGGGCACATCCGCCGTGCCGTAGGCATGGCGCGCGATGAAGCGCCGGGTGTCGACGCCGGTGGCTTCCCGGATCAGGCCGGGCAGCGCGTCTTCGGGCAGACCTTGTGGCTTGCCCTGATAAAAGTCGCGGCCATAGCGCTCCCACAGCAGGCGCATCACGTCGTCCAGCGAATGCGCGTTGGCGCTTTCGCGGCGGATCAACAAGTCCAGCCCCAATGCCACCAGCGCGCCCTTGGTGTAATAGCTGACCAGCGCGTTGGGCGAATTTTCGTCTTGCTTGTAATAGCGCGTCCAGGCGTCGAAAGAGCTTTCGGCAACCGATTGCTTGGTGCGGCCTGGGGTACGGGCCACGCTGGTGATGGTCTTGGCGAGCAGACGCAGATACTCCGTTTGCGTGATGACGCCGGAACGCAGCAGCAGCAGATCGTCGTAATAAGACGTGAAGCCTTCGAACACCCACAGCAGGCGGGTCAGGTCGGGTTGCTCCAGATGGTAGGGGGCAAAGGCCTGCGGCTTGATGCGCTTGACGTTCCAGGTGTGGAAGTATTCA harbors:
- a CDS encoding NAD(P)/FAD-dependent oxidoreductase, which produces MQQMHDAVIVGGGPAGASCALWLARLGLSPILIEASPHLGGLAKDNPFADDWIAVLPGVTGQQVADNIDASVRAAQVPLRMETRVVGVVPCKGGIEASLAGADGNQTQVRGRTLVIASGVRAKGLPDHPPGASWPGVLIGPGSPIVAQDYSGLSVAVLGGGDNAFENYVYVRNRGARAVHLYARSVRAQQQWVTRAGREGVRIGPYTVDPARRSVDGRQYDLILVFYGWEPQAAFADSLQLARDERGYIRTDFATAETSVPDIYAVGEVAHRMHPCVVTSMADGVVAAKAIQRRWERAGD
- a CDS encoding Bug family tripartite tricarboxylate transporter substrate binding protein, which gives rise to MIRSLFTAASLCLASLGAAQAAPTYPDKPVTLLIPYPPGGSADMLARPLGAELQKKWGQPVVLEYKPGAGGAIASAQLARAKPDGYTLLMVLAAHAINPSLYPSLPYDTRKDFAPVSLVATLPMLVAAPLSTPANNIAELIAYGKSHPGKLSFASAGNGNTSHLAAEMFKSQTGADMMHVPYKGSGPAVVALLGGEVSLMFDSISTSLPQVQAGKLKALAVTGERRSPLLPDVPTVAETVPGFVVNGWYGVLAPAGTPPAVVNTLSRAIADAVAVPALKQQLMGYGYETVGSTPEAFASHIDRELDTWKQAVQQSGAKVN
- a CDS encoding fimbria/pilus outer membrane usher protein translates to MHRHVRLSSAFLLFTGLLSTTLQAQEPVEFNPAFFGGRNGKAVDLSRFQGGNALTPGVHQLDLYLNGNHVGRQQVRVRVGDTASPTTATPATTAARADAQPCLPMKVYERIGVNTPLLNAEQAVPVSDDQCVGLDGLPPSSRFDVDMSELRANLSIPQIYIKSTARGYVPPDEWDAGINAGFLGYAINLSSNRYAKQDNRQFYSSVNTGVNLGAWRLRHSGSFSHTSKAGASGGSHYQALSSYVQRDATPFSAQLTLGQFYTPGNIFDSIPYTGIQLSSDERMLPDSMRGFAPVVRGVADTTAKVSVRQGNNLLYETTVSPGPFAIDDLYNTGYAGDLDVTITEADGRTKRFVVPYASVAQLLRPGSSRFSLTGGRYRDDTLNAPPAFLQGTYQRGLSDTVTGYGGIIAAQQYRALQGGLALSTPLGALAADLTQSRATHVRDAGQQEGGAASGRSLRLSYSKLLEPTSTNFSVVGYRFSSEGYLSLGEFARRSGRTSAGGPGSESYRSWAYGDKERSRLQFNISQPLGEAWGQVALSGVAQNYWGRDRRRDTSFYAGYSNGFRWGSLSISVTRTRDDIGRFGNQYLLSLSVPLGRGSNSPTLRTSLSAQGKDERSVNASLSGSAGDSGQFGYSLYGSQDRNDGQGSANQGGSLRYDTGHASYNLSGSRGNNYRQMGAGMRGMLVAHAGGINATQSQGETMAVLEAPSAEGAAIVSGSRGRIAGNGYGVVAGLMPYRRNDVALDPKGTSQDVELEMTSQQVAPRAGAVVLLRYPTVVGRPMLLKLVRERGASIPMGAELCIVGSDTVTLVGQGGRAFVRGLQGGEQLIAKWGEGSDQQCWASYQVNEQAGVGDTHYPQLELPCVAPSPRQWEVKHP
- a CDS encoding 3-oxoacid CoA-transferase subunit B, translating into MQDANSTNSVSNSNNTNNAQDIKGLTRQQIAQLLASDIPDGSIVNLGIGMPTLVGDYLPPDKDILLHSENGILGMGPAASGKDVDPDLINASRQPITLLGGASITEHTVSFAMMRGGHLDYAVLGAFQVSEEGDLANWKTDAADAIPAVGGAMDLAVGAKQVLVTMEHRGRDGTPKVLRQCTYPLTGKGVVTRIYTDLAVIDVRPDGLSVYAMLAGVDAAFLRSVTGAPLNFPATPRVIVLDPAGAPRYA
- a CDS encoding fimbrial protein, yielding MNKKIVAARLAFSSLLLCGSAMAADVKLVFTGDVSSSTCSIDSGNGDGQYLKAVPLPTVSARALAKQNDVAGRELVTLELSGCTGTKVRTRFNRGANVDAVTGALINQALVGNGPVSSAQVQLLNSKYQPINLSTDAGAETVNIESGTAKLEFYAQYLAATPGTTPGKVETEVLLDLIYE
- a CDS encoding fimbrial protein codes for the protein MKAVIRQASLALLLTSLGGSAWAACTGDRLVTTITEQQLDAVRPARDAPVGSTIHTLSIDGGVAKVQCTSIRDLFTYGFVTNLGAVPGQDKVYASGIPGIGVRIFWPHEGGVYLPSPMTPKKALGPWEYHPPQIFTIEFIKTGPIQSGVSGDLRVEVRYGSLLSNLIVFNNLRYDAKIRSCLPTKSEQQVDLLPIRARDLGHVGATAAPKAFVIDLACDPGVKVAYRIDAPDQENNVIKNSTLDGMAKGVGLQLLMGDVGSNVVQPLETRTEIPSTPHAGPVIVSIPLGARYYQTEPKITGGPVSATATVTLFYE
- a CDS encoding 3-oxoacid CoA-transferase subunit A, coding for MIDKIQASMAEAVAVIPDGASVLVGGFGEAGVPYELLQCLADAGRRDLTIISNNAGTFERGIAALLIRKQVRKIICSHPRPPNSDAFARAYRAGEVELECVPQGTLAERLRAAGAGLGPFYTPTGYGTELAEGRRQEVIDGVGYVLEHPLRADFALIRAHLGDRWGNLMYRHAARNFNPVMCMAAGHAIAQVDEVVPLGTFVPEQVMTQGIFVKAVVRVEA
- a CDS encoding M61 family metallopeptidase, which encodes MKKDNACPVLYRLTPHDPAGHRYRITLTIDAPSPDGQRLSLPAWIPGSYLIRDFSRQIESVTAHAGSRRMIVDKIDNHTWQVAPTDGPLRVEYVVYAWDLSVRGAHLDETHGFFNGTSVFLRVHGQDHLPCLVDLAPPRGIDGWKVYTSLPEAAGQRGAARRHGFGLYQAPDYDALIDHPVEMGTPQVARFTSHGAEHELVFTGVAPNLDLARIAADVKKICDTQIEFFEPRTKRAPFLDSSNRYVFMTMVTGDGYGGLEHRASTALMTARKDLPVLGQQGQGEGYRGFLGLVSHEYFHTWNVKRIKPQAFAPYHLEQPDLTRLLWVFEGFTSYYDDLLLLRSGVITQTEYLRLLAKTITSVARTPGRTKQSVAESSFDAWTRYYKQDENSPNALVSYYTKGALVALGLDLLIRRESANAHSLDDVMRLLWERYGRDFYQGKPQGLPEDALPGLIREATGVDTRRFIARHAYGTADVPLADLLADQGITLQWKTAMNIPTLDVRPRKQGDAVTLATVLEGGAGHKGGLSAGDVLVALDGLRVESPAGLDMLLSQYLPGDRVTVHVFRRDELRAFRVKLNAPEALDCVLTV
- a CDS encoding Bug family tripartite tricarboxylate transporter substrate binding protein produces the protein MLQAHRWLAAGVMAAAIASPVHAAWPERPITLIIPAAPGGTTDISARLIADKMAAKLGQQVIVENRAGAAGIIGAQALARAKPDGYTLLMGNIGPNAINYALYKTLPYKPADFAPVTLVISVPNVLVVNEASPARSVKDLLAEARRDPSQVSFGSSGAGQSPHLSAELFKQRAGIAGTHVPYKGAGPAVAALLGQQFTFMIDNLPSSMPFIQSGKLRALAVTSDKRLAELPDVPTMAEAGVKDMVVTAWFGLIAPAGTPKDVVDKLYAAARDVVRSPDISGRFKAMGGQAGGNTPAEFTAFIVQERARWKQIVDTAGLAREQ
- the folB gene encoding dihydroneopterin aldolase yields the protein MPTRRIILSGLALDARIGILEHERRATQPLHVDAEFDVDIHRSVDDHDIHSVLDYRRLREAIVEECTQAHVNLIETLSEQVAARLLADFQEIRSLRLRISKPMAFSDCAAVGVEIQITR
- a CDS encoding fimbria/pilus periplasmic chaperone, producing MRRRHLGALLLLACAFLLPPEARSNVVIGGTRIIYPAAEREVTLRLTNEGGKPALVQAWIDDGDLDSNPDETDVPFVIMPPLARVNPRMGQTLRIAYIPQPGVATDRESVFWMNALDVPPLPSAQVANHMQLAFRSRIKLFFRPAGLSGTPREAAERLNWRVVVTSKGAALKVRNDSAFHVSLTAVTVRLGNGRDVTVPAQMLSPRSVTDLGLGKLSNAAGAKGAVAFEWINDYGAAERRESPLEP